The Chroococcidiopsis sp. TS-821 genome includes a region encoding these proteins:
- a CDS encoding nitroreductase family protein: protein MIDKTAKTQYPIDDLLRRRWSPLAFSARMVEPDKLRTVLEAASWAASSFNEQPWSFIVATSDNKVEFERLLSILAQGNQEWAQYVPVLMLSVAKLHFERNGNENRHAFHDVGAAAATLAIQATALGLFIHQMAGFDVAKAKEIYGIPEGYEPVAAIALGYLGDPQTLSDKLQQREMSPRTRKPLETFVFSGGWNQPSPLVNRS from the coding sequence ATGATCGACAAAACAGCTAAGACTCAATACCCAATTGACGACCTGCTGCGACGGCGTTGGAGTCCGTTAGCATTTTCCGCGCGGATGGTTGAACCTGACAAGCTGCGCACTGTTCTAGAAGCCGCAAGCTGGGCAGCATCTTCTTTTAACGAGCAACCGTGGAGTTTTATCGTTGCAACTTCAGATAACAAGGTTGAATTTGAACGCTTGCTGAGTATTCTCGCCCAAGGAAACCAAGAGTGGGCACAGTATGTCCCAGTATTAATGCTGAGTGTAGCAAAATTGCATTTCGAGCGCAATGGCAACGAGAATCGCCATGCTTTTCACGATGTTGGTGCAGCGGCTGCAACCTTAGCTATCCAAGCGACTGCACTAGGATTATTTATTCACCAAATGGCAGGATTTGACGTTGCTAAAGCAAAGGAGATTTACGGTATTCCTGAAGGGTACGAACCAGTAGCCGCGATCGCATTAGGTTATCTCGGAGATCCACAAACTTTGTCAGATAAATTGCAGCAACGAGAAATGTCACCGCGCACTCGTAAGCCGCTAGAAACTTTTGTTTTCTCTGGTGGCTGGAACCAGCCTTCACCCCTAGTTAACCGTTCGTAA